In Candidatus Contubernalis alkalaceticus, the genomic window AGGTAACGCTTTTTTATCCCATTTGTTTTATGATTATATTTGGAATTTCTACATTGTTGGGGGTATGGGGCGCTGTGTCTATTCCCGGCCTGGAGGGACAAGCCTCAGATGATATTGTTCCTATGCTGCTGGAACAGTTTCTTTCACCGGTCTGGGGAGCCCTGGGACTCCTGGTAATTTTAGCGGTTATTAAGTCATCTCTGGACTCTCAACTGCTATCTGTGTCACACATGGTAACTGAGGATTTTTTACTTCGGTATTTTAAAAATATTACGGAAAAAAAGGCAATTTTTATCAGTAAAACAGTGCTGTTGGTTTTTGCAATTATTGCATATGTAGGAGCCTTGTTCCGCCCTTCCGCTGTGTTGAGCATAGCGGCTTTTGCTTTTTCCGGATTCTCGCTGCTTTTACCGGTTATGATTGCTGGGCTTTACTGGAAAAAATGTAGTAAATATGCAGCCATAACCGCCATTATCGTACCCTCTATTTTTCTTCATCTGTGGTATCTTAACATTCTTCCCAACTGGACTACCTTTGGACTAATGCCAGTAGTTCCAGCATTTTTTATGACGGTATTTCTTTTGGTAGTGGTAACTTATTTGTTCCCATCGAAGCTTGATAAGAATGCCCAACATTTTTTTGACATTTTTGCCCGGGCATTTGAAGGGAAGCAAGGGTTAGATAAAAAAAGCACCATACGTCTTTAGTTAGATGATTTTAGGGGTGGGTTATGATTGATTGCTTAAAATATATATTGGGAGTAAGATTATCATTGTTGTATAAATTTTCAGAAAATTTATACAGAAAAGAAGGAATAAAAATATTTATGTAGAATATATGTATTCAGGGTGAATATATATAGGAATGTATTAATGAGAGATAAAAAATCCTATAAAGACAATAGATTTTTTATTATATACAAAATTGTTTAAAATTGTCTCATTACTTTTTATATTTTAAAAATTATGACATATTAGGGCGAATTATCGTTAGAAAATCATAGAGCTATTTGTAGTGTTTAGGCCATTTTTTCTAAGCATTATTGATTTATCTTAACTTAGCAATAGACGTCAACTTAAGAGACGCTTCGAATGTTGGTATTCTTATTAACAATTGGAGAGGAGGGGTTGAGCAAAGGTTATTAGTTATGAAAATTTTCTAAAATCAGCATTGTAGCAGGCAATAAAAATTTTGGTGCCGGTTAAGAACGGTAGAAGGTTTTAGACAGGTAAGCTGACAAGGCGGTCAAGCCGCTGTACAATAAGAAAATTAAAAGGAGGCGACAATATTTATGTCAGAAGAAGTAAAATGGTACCCCGCGTCGGAGGAATTTTCTAAGCAGGCGCACATCAGCACCAGAGAACAGTACGATGAAATGTGGAAGAGGTCAGTTGAAGACCCTGAGGGTTTTTGGGGAGAAATGGCCGATAAGTACCTGGATTGGTTTGAAAAGCCCACCAAAATGATGGATTACGATTATACTACCGCCGATATCAAGTTCTTTGATGGTGGTAAGCTTAACGTAACTTATAACTGTTTGGATCGTCATCTAAAAACTTGGAAGAAAAACCGTGCAGCTATTATTTGGCAGGGTGAGCCTGAAGATGATGTTATAACCCTTACCTACCAGCAGCTTCATCATGAAGTATGTAAATATGCCAATGTATTGAAGAACAACGGAATCAAAAAAGGTGACCGGGTTTGCATCTATATTGGCATGATCCCCAACCTGGCCATTGCCATGTTGGCCTGCGCCAGGATTGGTGCTATTCACTCAATCGTATTCGGAGGTTTTAGTGCTGACTCCATTAAAGATAGGATTTTAGATTCCCAGTGTAAGATGGTGCTTACTGCGGACTGCAGCTTAAGGGCCGGTAAAGTAGTTCCCCTGAAGGCTAATGTGGACGCTGCTGTAGCCGAGTGTGATTGTGTTGAGAAGGTCATTGTATTCAAGCGGGGCGACGGCAATGTAAATATGACGGACAAATGTGTATGGCTGCACGACGAGTTGGAAAAGGTAGATGCCAACTGTGAGCCAGAGGTGATGGATTCGGAAGATCCCTTATTCATCCTTTACACCAGCGGAAGCACCGGGAAACCCAAAGGGGTTCTGCATACCACCGCAGGTTATAATCTGTATACCACCATGACCTTTAAGTATATCTTTGATATTCATGAGGAGGACACCTGGTGGTGCACAGCTGACATCGGCTGGGTTACCGGACACAGCTATATTGTTTACGGTCCTTTGAGCTTAGGAGCCACTACTCTAATGTTTGAAGGTGTTCCCAACTATCCCGCGCCGGACAGGTTCTGGCAGATCGTTGAGAAGTTTAAGGTTAACCAGTTCTACACTGCTCCTACCGCTCTGAGAGCCATGATTAAGGATGGCGACAAGTGGCCTTTAAATAGAGACCTCAGCAGCTTGAAGCTTCTAGGTACTGTGGGTGAGCCTATCAACCCAGAAGTATGGAAGTGGTACTATAAAGTAATTGGTAAAGAAAAGTGTCCCATCGTGGATACCTGGTGGCAGACGGAGACCGGTGGAATTCTCATTACCCCACTTCCCGGCTGTATCCCCCAAAAGCCCGGTTCCGCTACGGTGCCCTTCTTTGGTGTAGAGCCAGCTATTATTGACCAGGAGAAAAACGAATTGGGCGAAAATGAGCCCGGTTACCTGGTAATTAAGAAGCCCTGGCCCGGCCAGATGAGAACGGTTTACGGAGACCATGAGCGTTTCCGCCAGACTTATTTCGATATGTTCCCCGGACTATATCTTTCCGGTGACCAGGCCCGCAGGGACGAAGATGGTTACTACTGGCTCATGGGCCGGATCGATGACGTTATCAACGTATCCGGACATAGAATGGGAACAGCAGAAGTGGAAAGTGCCCTGGTAAGTAATCCAGCTGTCGCTGAAGCTGCCGTAGTAGGTTATCCCCATGATATCAAAGGTGAGGGCATCTTCGCTTATTGTATCTTAAAGGATGGCTATGATCCCAGTGATGAACTAAAAGCAGAGCTTAGGAAACACGTCCGTACCGTAATCGGGCCCATCGCTACTCCGGACTTTATTATCCTGACCCCCGGACTGCCTAAGACCCGCAGTGGTAAGATTATGCGCCGTATCTTGAGAAAAGTGGCCAGTGGTGAGTTTGAGGCTATTGGTGATACCACCACCCTGGCAGACCCCTCAGTGGTTGAGAGGATTGTGGAACTCCGCAAAGAGTTAGGCTAAGATTAGAATCAATGAAATATAATCCTTTAGAAGCCCAGGCATTTGCCTGGGCTTCTTTGTGGGTACAGCTGTCCCACTGCTGCCCTGTCTAAAAAACATGTGTTTTTTTAGACAGCTTTTAATAGCAGTTTATGCATGACCTGGATTAGGATTTTACGCTGCAAGTAGTTAAAATATTTTGAAAATTAAATAAATTATAAATTGCGCATAAATTCCAAAATTAAGAATTTTAAAATATTAAGAAGGAATTACCCCTACAAACATCGAATGTAATTGGTACTGAGAAGGGTGCAATTGTCAAAAAATTGTAACAATTCGTAGCAATTAAGTTAACATAATTTATCTTTTTTGATATAATTTTATTTTAATTTGTTTTTCAAAGTTAGATTATAAATCTGTGAAAAGGGGGGATTTAGGAAGTAGTATAACAACTGGTTTTCTAAAGTGTTTATCTTTTAGTCTGCAGTAAGCTTAACAAAGATTAACTATGGAAAGATATAAGAGAAATATTAAAAAGAAAGATATGGAGGGAAGTAAATGTCAGAAGTTAAATGGTATCCACCATCAGAGGAATTTGCAAAAAATGCTCATGTTAGTTCCAGGGAACAGTATGATGAAATGTACAAAGAGTCTATCGAAAATCCTGAGGCATTCTGGGGCAAAATGGCAGAAGAGCTGGATTGGTTTAAAAAATGGGACAAGGTAATGGATTTTGATTTTGTTAAGGCTGACATCAAATTTTTTGAGGGCGGTAAATTAAACGTTTCCTATAACTGTTTGGACCGTCATCTTAATGGAATCAATAAAAATAAAGCAGCTATTATCTGGCAGGGTGAGCCGGAAGACGATGTAAAAGTTTACACCTACCAGCAGCTGCACTATGAAGTCAGCCGGTTTGCCAATGTATTGAAGAAGAACGGTGTTAAAAAAGGCGACAGAGTGGCTATATATCTGGGCATGATCCCCCAACTGGCCATCTCCATGCTGGCCTGCGCCAGAGTTGGCGCCATTCACAGTATTGTATTCGGTGGTTTTAGTTCCGATTCCATTAAGGACCGGGTTACAGATGCCCAGTGTAAAGTAATTGTAACTGCAGACTGCAGCCTCAGGGCAGGCAAAGTAGTTCCCCTGAAGGGCAATGTTGATGCTGCGGTTGCCCAGTGCGACTGTGTAGAAAAGGTAATCGTTTTCCAGAGAGGCGACGGCAATGTGCCAATGACCGATAAAGATGTATGGTGGCATGAAGAAGTGCAGACCGTAGATTTAGATTGTCCCCCTGAAGAAATGGACAGCGAAGATCCTCTGTTTATCCTTTACACCAGCGGAAGTACCGGAAAACCTAAGGGTGTAGTTCACTCCAGTGCTGGATACCTTTTGTACGCCATGCAGACTTTAAAATATATCTTTGATATTCATCCAGAGGACACCTGGTGGTGCACAGCTGACATCGGCTGGATTACCGGACATACCTATATTGCGTATGGCCCACTGGCTTTAGGAGCAACTACCCTAATGTTTGAAGGGGTTCCCAGCTATCCTGCTCCCGACCGTTTCTGGCAGATTGTAGAGAAGTTCAAAGTTACCCAGTTCTACACAGCTCCTACCGCTCTGAGAGCCATGATTAAGGATGGCGACAAGTGGCCCTTAGGCAGAGACCTTAGCACATTGAAGCTGTTAGGTTCTGTGGGTGAGCCCATCAACCCCGAAGTTTGGAAATGGTACTATAAAGTAATCGGGAAAGAAAAATGCCCCATCGTTGACACCTGGTGGCAGACTGAGACCGGCGGCATTCTTGTTACCGGATTACCTGGTGCTGTAAATCAGAAACCCGGCTCTGCTTCCCTTCCCTTCTTTGGCGTTGAGCCCGCTATTGTAGATGGAGAAGCTA contains:
- the acs gene encoding acetate--CoA ligase, with amino-acid sequence MSEVKWYPPSEEFAKNAHVSSREQYDEMYKESIENPEAFWGKMAEELDWFKKWDKVMDFDFVKADIKFFEGGKLNVSYNCLDRHLNGINKNKAAIIWQGEPEDDVKVYTYQQLHYEVSRFANVLKKNGVKKGDRVAIYLGMIPQLAISMLACARVGAIHSIVFGGFSSDSIKDRVTDAQCKVIVTADCSLRAGKVVPLKGNVDAAVAQCDCVEKVIVFQRGDGNVPMTDKDVWWHEEVQTVDLDCPPEEMDSEDPLFILYTSGSTGKPKGVVHSSAGYLLYAMQTLKYIFDIHPEDTWWCTADIGWITGHTYIAYGPLALGATTLMFEGVPSYPAPDRFWQIVEKFKVTQFYTAPTALRAMIKDGDKWPLGRDLSTLKLLGSVGEPINPEVWKWYYKVIGKEKCPIVDTWWQTETGGILVTGLPGAVNQKPGSASLPFFGVEPAIVDGEAKDVPDNEAGYLVIKKAWPSIARTVFGDHERFRQTYFDMLPGLYLTGDQARRDDDGYFWLMGRIDDVINVSGHRMGTAEVESALVAHTAIAEAAVVGYPHDIKGEGIFAYCILKDGFDPSDELKAELRKHVRTVIGPIATPDFIVLTPGLPKTRSGKIMRRILRKVASGEFDAIGDTSTLADPSVVDAIVDLRKELG
- the acs gene encoding acetate--CoA ligase, with the protein product MSEEVKWYPASEEFSKQAHISTREQYDEMWKRSVEDPEGFWGEMADKYLDWFEKPTKMMDYDYTTADIKFFDGGKLNVTYNCLDRHLKTWKKNRAAIIWQGEPEDDVITLTYQQLHHEVCKYANVLKNNGIKKGDRVCIYIGMIPNLAIAMLACARIGAIHSIVFGGFSADSIKDRILDSQCKMVLTADCSLRAGKVVPLKANVDAAVAECDCVEKVIVFKRGDGNVNMTDKCVWLHDELEKVDANCEPEVMDSEDPLFILYTSGSTGKPKGVLHTTAGYNLYTTMTFKYIFDIHEEDTWWCTADIGWVTGHSYIVYGPLSLGATTLMFEGVPNYPAPDRFWQIVEKFKVNQFYTAPTALRAMIKDGDKWPLNRDLSSLKLLGTVGEPINPEVWKWYYKVIGKEKCPIVDTWWQTETGGILITPLPGCIPQKPGSATVPFFGVEPAIIDQEKNELGENEPGYLVIKKPWPGQMRTVYGDHERFRQTYFDMFPGLYLSGDQARRDEDGYYWLMGRIDDVINVSGHRMGTAEVESALVSNPAVAEAAVVGYPHDIKGEGIFAYCILKDGYDPSDELKAELRKHVRTVIGPIATPDFIILTPGLPKTRSGKIMRRILRKVASGEFEAIGDTTTLADPSVVERIVELRKELG